A genomic segment from Drosophila miranda strain MSH22 chromosome 3, D.miranda_PacBio2.1, whole genome shotgun sequence encodes:
- the LOC117188455 gene encoding histone-lysine N-methyltransferase SETD1A-like — MLQLLMDRSFTLLLLLGLFASLEAAPSPSNEESKRSQPEKLVRVYSINEEQYKRVLQLTQGNNVISEGRLINGGFATVSDSLSSGWNSLLRIVGLTTLSKADEATRVGFDGQPLCVIRTREDAPREEGSPRSSGKAISATDAEEEEESAIDCIVVLKKGTDFELPTQDPYQLWYSETASQSAGALPVEHIEKVEEQMELDITTEAPPKSRSKSKKQNISSEYTTDSSEDQSDVPRQYGAGYPSPPPPPPQYGAYSPYGGYPYSPYSPQSYGPQTYAPYAQSSYPPQLPFGPQQPFGLQQPFGGQSPIGSPYYPQPYYGQPSPNPYSPYSYFEQPQAINDVEKAEAEHDQDEDEDSYEVEDDNEYGYDKKSMIYYKKVDVN, encoded by the exons ATGTTGCAGCTTTTAATGGATCGAAGCTTCacactgctgctgttgctgggtCTTTTCGCCAGTCTAGAGGCAG CTCCATCTCCGTCGAACGAAGAAAGTAAGAGAAGCCAGCCGGAGAAGCTGGTTCGTGTCTACAGCATCAACGAGGAGCAGTATAAAAGAGTTCTCCAGCTGACCCAAGGAAATAATGTCATATCCGAGGGGAGACTAATCAACGGAGGCTTTGCCACGGTCAGTGACAGCCTTAGCTCCGGCTGGAACTCTCTGCTCCGTATCGTGGGGCTCACCACGCTGAGCAAGGCCGATGAGGCGACCAGGGTCGGTTTCGATGGCCAGCCCCTGTGCGTGATCAGAACGAGGGAGGACGCTCCCAGAGAGGAGGGGTCTCCCCGCAGCTCGGGCAAGGCCATTTCAGCCACCGATgccgaggaagaggaggagtcgGCTATCGACTGCATTGTAGTGCTCAAGAAGGGAACTGACTTTGAGTTGCCGACTCAGGATCCCTACCAGCTTTGGTACTCAGAGACAGCCTCACAATCGGCGGGTGCTCTTCCAGTGGAGCACATTGAGAAAGTGGAGGAACAAATGGAGTTGGATATAACTACCGAAGCCCCCCCGAAATCCAGGTCCAAGTCTAAGAAACAGAATATTAGCAGTGAATACACGACTGACAGCTCCGAAGATCAATCCGATGTACCCCGCCAATATGGGGCTGGTTATCCATCACCACCTCCACCACCACCGCAATACGGAGCCTATTCACCTTATGGTGGTTACCCATACAGCCCCTACAGCCCCCAGTCTTATGGTCCACAGACATATGCTCCCTATGCGCAGTCTTCTTATCCCCCACAGCTACCCTTTGGCCCACAGCAACCCTTTGGTCTACAACAACCATTCGGTGGGCAGTCACCGATCGGAAGTCCTTACTACCCTCAGCCGTACTATGGACAGCCCTCGCCCAATCCCTATTCTCCCTACTCCTACTTCGAGCAGCCCCAAGCCATAAATGATGTGGAGAAAGCGGAGGCCGAGCATGATcaggacgaagacgaggacTCCTATGAAGTGGAAGATGACAACGAATACGGCTATGATAAAAAGTCTATGATCTATTATAAGAAAGTGGATGTTAATTAa
- the LOC108158007 gene encoding ras-associated and pleckstrin homology domains-containing protein 1 produces the protein MKIFPVLAVVVLCLAAAQAGESRPQLVRLHQVTRSEYNELLRLTQGKEVVPEGRLLSSSIAGIKGLAAGVKGGFTVGNIIPAFFSSGSKEVTTKKGHPLCVISTKNAYDDEEDSRSISVAYEPNSDSSSSSSGSSGSSSGGSGHGSGHGSDSSSDSQDEDVTTVNCIIIVNGTDTTVKPSTGGSGRPHTPPPYPGGYPYYPPPYGYPSPGYYPPYPFPPPPPPPPPPPNHNHRSFDRSIEAPEHVSRLIDAYNGYYYHPREFTHSYRKRSRASQEGSSAYQPASYPQQEYASNYPKVVRNYGLTHPAPVYVRTPQFDQEQ, from the exons ATGAAGATCTTTCCGGTTCTGGCAGTGGTCGTGCTCTGCCTCGCAGCAGCACAGGCTGGTGA GAGTCGTCCACAGCTGGTGCGCCTCCATCAGGTGACGCGCTCCGAGTACAACGAGTTGCTCCGCCTTACCCAGGGCAAGGAGGTGGTCCCCGAGGGCCGGCTGCTCAGCAGCTCGATTGCTGGCATCAAGGGTTTGGCTGCTGGCGTCAAGGGCGGCTTTACAGTTGGCAATATCATTCCGGCGTTCTTCAGCTCCGGATCCAAGGAGGTGACCACCAAGAAAGGCCATCCCCTGTGCGTCATCTCCACCAAGAACGCGTACGACGATGAAGAAGATAGTCGCTCGATCAGTGTGGCGTACGAACCGAACAGTGATTCCAGCTCATCTTCGAGCGGCTCCAGTGGAAGCAGCAGTGGAGGAAGTGGGCACGGAAGTGGGCACGGCAGTGACAGTAGTAGTGACAGCCAAGACGAGGATGTAACCACTGTCAATTGCATTATAATTGTCAACGGCACCGACACCACTGTGAAGCCAAGCACTGGCGGTTCTGGAAGGCCACACACGCCACCGCCGTACCCTGGGGGATACCCATATTATCCCCCACCTTATGGATACCCCTCCCCCGGATACTATCCCCCTTACCCCTTTCCACcacccccaccaccacccccaccaccaccaaaTCACAATCATCGTTCGTTCGATCGTTCGATCGAAGCGCCAGAGCACGTGAGCCGCTTGATCGATGCCTACAACGGCTACTACTATCATCCCAGGGAATTTACGCACAGCTACCGCAAGCGCTCTCGGGCCAGCCAAGAGGGTTCCTCTGCGTACCAGCCAGCCAGCTACCCGCAGCAGGAATACGCCTCCAACTACCCAAAGGTAGTCCGTAACTACGGCCTGACCCACCCGGCTCCCGTTTATGTGCGGACGCCACAGTTTGACCAAGAACAGTAG